A single region of the Bacteroides luhongzhouii genome encodes:
- a CDS encoding GH92 family glycosyl hydrolase, translating to MIKKRILSLWISLCVICIAGAQEKELAYCNRQIYKTLKAVGTSSKLPRAIEAGKSSWDMVTPHDWTSGFFPGVLWYDYEYSHEPEIKEKAVHFTKLLESLSSKVTSHDMGFQMFCSYGHAYRLTKDNYYKDILLKSADELAKLYNPRVGTLLSWPWKVKESNWPHNTIIDNMMNLELLFWAAKNGGGKRLYDIALSHARVTKANHFRADGSCYHVAIYDTISGKLIKRITHQGYSDASMWARGQAWAVYGYTMVYRETRDKEYLRFAEKVVDLYIRRLPADLIPYWDFDAPDIPAAPRDASAAAVVASALLELSTLEDDKERADKYYKLAEKILRNLSTKKYQSRDKNPALLLHSTGHYPADDEINASIIYADYYYIEALMRWKKIRVGQSLSEANKFMHPGILHTKESLERMKYYVDHRIEPAYSSYRLLEADSCASSTYQMQGPFEVIARLGVNKHTKRPSEDDHKAAYLNALMWTLTGDEAHARKSIEILNAYSAMLKLIGPNDNDDPLCASLQGSMLANAAELIKHTYSKVTPAEIAGWEKMLRTVFIPVLDTFFKAKPYTNGNWGAAATKAYMAFGIFLEDEALYNQAVHFYYNGHDNGTIKNYIGENGQCQESGRDQDHVMFGLGNLAEVCETAYNQGNEKMYAALDNRLLIGYEYTAKYNLGESVPFTTWTDISGRYCNWQTISDKLRGVFRPIYEIVYNHYVTRKGLDMPYTRRVLSKMSVEGASKWCDGPGYGTLFFRTDMDDDYIRYADPFVGTSDNGHTFPGACIPFGFIQVSPETGNDEWKYCSGYNFADDSLIGFAQTHLSGTGCPDLGDVLLLPFSGEVKDGVYRSKFDKKSEKASPGYYAVRLTDSSVDVELTSTQRTSFHRYVYHSAAPARLLVDLQSGIVWDKERLKTHVLSAEMDMPDNHTITGHQVVENWVKRQYYYVISFDKPYVVREVLSSAVEEKAKRLILDFDLAEGDTLQVKIALSSVCPEGAKAALAKENPGWDFDKIRMEARQQWNNLFDRVKVTGGDEQKKNFYTSLYHLFIQPNDMADTDGRYRGADGKVYTSKTGSYYSTLSLWDTYRAAHPLYTILSPERVDGMIQSMLEHYRMMGYLPIWVLWGKEAHCMIGNHAIPVIVDAYLKGFRGFDVEEAYAAIRGSSTVSHQHSDWEVYDRYGYYPFDIIPKESVSRTLESAYDDYCVARMAKSLGKEKDYAYFSRRASYYKNLLDPSTTMMRGKDSKGKWRTPFNTFLLSHAATSGGDYTEGNAWQYTWHVQHDVEGLIDLLGGKEKFVNKLDSLFFLESSAENTGFTQDVTGLIGQYAHGNEPSHHVAYLYNYAGQPYKTQQLIREIFDRFYLPKPDGLCGNDDCGQMSAWYIFSAMGFYPVNPIGGEYILGAPQVEEVTISLPNDKTFTMQAKGLSNENKYVKSVTWNGKPVENFRIHHSEIIKGGELVFVMTDKY from the coding sequence ATGATAAAGAAAAGAATACTCTCTTTATGGATAAGTTTATGCGTTATCTGTATAGCCGGTGCTCAAGAAAAAGAACTGGCTTATTGTAATCGGCAGATATATAAAACATTGAAAGCGGTAGGAACTTCTTCGAAACTTCCGAGAGCCATTGAAGCCGGTAAGTCATCGTGGGATATGGTGACTCCCCACGACTGGACAAGCGGATTCTTTCCGGGAGTTCTGTGGTATGATTACGAATACAGCCATGAGCCGGAAATAAAGGAAAAAGCTGTTCATTTTACGAAATTGCTGGAGTCTCTGTCGAGCAAAGTTACCAGTCACGATATGGGATTTCAAATGTTTTGTAGCTACGGTCATGCTTATCGTCTTACGAAAGATAACTACTACAAAGATATCCTGCTGAAAAGTGCGGACGAACTGGCGAAACTTTACAATCCCCGTGTAGGTACCCTCTTATCGTGGCCTTGGAAAGTGAAAGAAAGCAATTGGCCTCATAACACGATTATCGACAACATGATGAATCTGGAACTTCTTTTCTGGGCTGCCAAGAATGGAGGAGGGAAGAGACTCTATGATATCGCTTTGTCTCATGCTCGTGTGACGAAAGCTAACCATTTCCGTGCAGACGGTTCTTGTTACCATGTAGCTATCTATGATACCATTTCCGGAAAACTCATCAAAAGAATCACTCATCAAGGATATAGTGATGCTTCGATGTGGGCGCGCGGACAGGCATGGGCTGTCTACGGATATACGATGGTCTATCGTGAAACACGTGACAAAGAATATCTTCGCTTTGCCGAAAAAGTGGTAGACCTTTACATCCGTCGCCTGCCTGCCGACTTGATTCCTTATTGGGACTTCGATGCTCCCGATATCCCAGCTGCTCCCAGAGATGCTTCGGCAGCGGCTGTTGTCGCTTCAGCTTTGTTGGAACTGTCGACGTTGGAAGACGATAAGGAGCGGGCAGACAAGTATTATAAATTGGCGGAGAAGATACTCCGCAACCTTTCTACGAAGAAGTATCAGAGCCGTGATAAGAATCCTGCTCTCTTGCTGCACTCTACCGGACACTATCCAGCCGACGATGAGATAAATGCCTCTATTATCTATGCTGATTATTATTACATTGAAGCGCTCATGAGATGGAAGAAGATACGTGTCGGGCAATCTTTGTCCGAAGCGAACAAGTTCATGCATCCGGGTATTCTCCATACGAAAGAGAGTCTGGAGAGGATGAAATATTACGTAGATCATCGGATAGAGCCGGCTTACAGTTCTTACCGATTGCTCGAAGCTGATTCTTGTGCTTCGTCCACTTATCAGATGCAAGGCCCTTTTGAAGTAATAGCTCGCTTGGGAGTGAACAAACATACCAAACGCCCTAGCGAAGACGATCATAAGGCAGCTTATCTCAATGCCTTGATGTGGACTCTCACCGGAGATGAAGCCCACGCCCGCAAGTCGATAGAGATATTGAATGCTTATAGCGCCATGCTGAAACTGATAGGTCCGAATGACAATGACGACCCACTATGCGCTTCTCTACAAGGCAGTATGTTGGCGAACGCGGCAGAACTAATTAAACATACTTATTCCAAAGTCACTCCGGCGGAGATTGCCGGTTGGGAGAAGATGTTGCGAACGGTATTCATTCCTGTATTGGACACTTTCTTCAAGGCAAAACCATATACAAACGGCAACTGGGGGGCTGCTGCTACCAAAGCATACATGGCCTTCGGCATTTTTCTCGAAGATGAAGCTCTCTACAATCAGGCTGTTCACTTCTATTACAATGGGCACGACAACGGAACGATTAAGAATTATATTGGCGAGAACGGACAGTGTCAGGAGAGCGGTCGCGACCAAGACCACGTGATGTTCGGCTTGGGTAATTTGGCGGAAGTCTGCGAAACCGCTTATAACCAGGGGAATGAGAAGATGTACGCCGCTCTTGACAACCGTCTGTTAATCGGTTACGAATATACAGCGAAATATAACTTGGGAGAATCGGTTCCCTTTACTACGTGGACTGATATTTCGGGCCGATATTGTAACTGGCAAACTATCTCGGACAAATTACGGGGAGTGTTTCGGCCTATCTATGAGATCGTATATAATCATTACGTCACTCGCAAGGGATTGGATATGCCGTATACTCGCCGGGTTCTCTCCAAGATGTCAGTAGAGGGAGCTTCCAAATGGTGTGATGGTCCCGGCTATGGAACATTGTTCTTCCGGACGGACATGGATGATGATTATATTCGATATGCTGATCCATTCGTTGGTACCTCCGACAACGGACATACCTTTCCCGGAGCTTGCATACCTTTCGGTTTCATTCAAGTAAGCCCTGAAACGGGCAATGACGAATGGAAGTATTGTAGCGGATATAATTTTGCGGATGATTCACTTATCGGTTTCGCCCAGACGCATTTGAGTGGGACGGGGTGTCCCGATCTAGGAGACGTTCTTCTATTGCCTTTCAGTGGAGAAGTGAAGGACGGAGTCTATAGAAGCAAGTTTGATAAAAAATCTGAAAAGGCGTCTCCCGGATACTATGCCGTCCGATTGACGGATTCTTCTGTGGATGTGGAATTGACCTCCACACAGCGTACCTCTTTTCATCGTTACGTTTATCATTCCGCTGCTCCTGCCCGCTTACTGGTAGATCTCCAAAGCGGGATCGTTTGGGATAAAGAACGGCTGAAGACGCATGTCTTGTCCGCTGAAATGGATATGCCCGACAATCATACCATCACAGGTCATCAAGTGGTAGAAAATTGGGTAAAGCGACAATACTATTATGTGATCTCTTTTGACAAGCCGTATGTTGTACGTGAAGTGCTTTCATCGGCAGTAGAGGAGAAGGCGAAACGGCTTATTCTTGATTTCGACCTTGCTGAAGGTGATACGCTGCAAGTGAAAATAGCGCTCTCTTCCGTTTGCCCGGAAGGCGCAAAAGCGGCATTAGCGAAAGAGAATCCGGGATGGGACTTCGACAAGATTCGTATGGAGGCCCGTCAACAATGGAACAACTTGTTTGATCGGGTAAAGGTGACAGGTGGCGACGAACAGAAAAAGAATTTCTATACTTCGCTCTATCACCTGTTTATCCAGCCCAACGACATGGCGGACACAGACGGACGTTATCGGGGTGCTGACGGTAAAGTGTATACCTCGAAGACGGGCTCTTATTATTCCACGCTTTCCCTTTGGGACACCTATCGTGCAGCTCATCCCTTGTACACCATTCTCTCCCCGGAGCGGGTGGACGGAATGATACAGAGTATGCTCGAACACTATCGCATGATGGGCTATCTTCCTATCTGGGTATTGTGGGGAAAAGAGGCACATTGCATGATAGGCAATCATGCTATCCCTGTCATCGTGGACGCCTATCTGAAAGGCTTCCGGGGATTTGATGTGGAAGAGGCGTATGCCGCTATCCGTGGAAGTTCTACGGTCAGCCATCAACATTCGGACTGGGAGGTTTATGATCGTTATGGATATTATCCTTTCGACATCATCCCCAAAGAGTCGGTTTCTCGTACATTAGAGTCCGCCTATGATGATTATTGTGTAGCCCGCATGGCGAAATCTTTAGGAAAAGAGAAAGATTATGCTTATTTCTCCCGCCGAGCTTCCTACTACAAGAATCTGCTGGATCCCTCTACGACTATGATGCGGGGAAAGGATTCGAAAGGAAAGTGGCGTACACCTTTTAATACATTTCTATTATCTCATGCGGCGACCTCTGGCGGTGACTATACTGAAGGCAACGCCTGGCAATATACTTGGCACGTGCAACATGACGTGGAAGGATTGATCGATTTACTCGGAGGCAAAGAGAAGTTCGTTAACAAACTGGATTCTTTATTCTTTTTAGAATCATCCGCAGAAAATACAGGGTTCACACAAGACGTGACCGGACTTATCGGACAATATGCACATGGCAATGAACCCAGTCATCATGTAGCTTATTTGTATAACTATGCCGGACAACCTTATAAAACCCAGCAACTCATTCGTGAAATCTTTGACCGTTTTTACCTCCCCAAACCGGATGGATTGTGCGGAAATGATGATTGCGGACAAATGTCAGCATGGTATATCTTCTCTGCAATGGGGTTCTATCCGGTGAATCCGATTGGGGGAGAATATATATTGGGAGCACCACAGGTGGAAGAAGTTACTATTTCATTACCGAATGATAAAACGTTCACGATGCAAGCAAAAGGATTGTCGAATGAGAATAAGTATGTGAAGTCGGTAACGTGGAATGGCAAACCCGTTGAGAATTTCAGGATACATCATTCGGAAATCATAAAGGGAGGGGAGTTGGTTTTTGTGATGACCGATAAATATTGA
- a CDS encoding DUF6078 family protein, with protein MNDNKLKNKTVPFNYARCYNEQCPKNSNCLRRVAALLTTTDTSYISIVNPMCIPATGIDCPHFQNAEKIHVAWGISHLLDNVPYKDGTNIKQQLIGHFGKTLYYRFYREERFLSPADQNYIRQLFRRKGITEEPVFDSYTDEYNW; from the coding sequence ATGAACGACAATAAATTAAAAAACAAAACAGTCCCTTTCAACTACGCCCGCTGCTACAACGAGCAATGTCCGAAAAATAGCAATTGCCTGCGTCGGGTGGCTGCGCTTCTCACTACCACTGACACGTCCTACATCAGTATCGTAAACCCAATGTGTATTCCGGCCACCGGCATTGACTGTCCCCACTTCCAAAACGCAGAAAAGATACATGTGGCATGGGGTATCAGCCACCTGCTGGACAACGTACCTTATAAGGACGGAACAAACATCAAGCAACAACTGATCGGACATTTCGGAAAAACGCTTTACTATCGCTTTTATCGCGAAGAACGCTTCCTAAGCCCCGCAGATCAAAACTATATCCGCCAACTTTTTCGCCGGAAAGGTATCACCGAAGAACCGGTCTTTGACAGTTACACGGATGAGTATAATTGGTAA
- a CDS encoding AAA family ATPase: MDPMEYIVPNRKRLPYGMMNFAVIRREDYYYVDKTRFIPMIEQADRFFFFIRPRRFGKSLTLNVLQHYYDVRTRDKFDDLFGDLYIGKHPTANRNSYLVLYLNFSGITSELNDYRKGLDAHCQIRFDFFCEVYSDLLPQGIRERLDEKDGAVNQLDYLVSECERAGQKMYLFIDEYDHFTNAILSDAESLHRYTDETHGEGYLRAFFNKVKAGTYSSIERCFITGVSPVTMDDLTSGFNIGTNYSLTPQFNQMMGFTEEEVREMLTYYSTNSPFRHTVDELMEIMKPWYDNYCFAQDCYGETTIYNSNMVLYFVKNYIDNGKAPQEMIEDNIRIDYEKLRMLIRKDKEFAHDASVIQTLVSQGYITGELKKGFPAVNITNPDNFISLLYYFGMLTISGIYKGKTKLTIPNLVVQEQLYTYLLNTYNDADLNFSSYEKSELSSQLAYDGNWQAYFGYIADCLKRYASQRDKQKGEFFVHGFTLAMTAQNRFYRPISEQDTQAGYVDIFLCPMLDIYSDMKHSYIVELKYAKYRDSENRVEELRQEAIAQANRYADTDTVKQAIGSTQLHKIVVVYKGMEMRVCEEL, translated from the coding sequence ATGGATCCAATGGAATATATAGTACCCAACAGAAAGCGTTTGCCTTACGGTATGATGAACTTCGCAGTCATCCGCCGCGAAGATTATTATTATGTAGACAAAACCCGCTTCATTCCTATGATAGAGCAGGCAGACCGGTTCTTCTTCTTCATCCGTCCCCGCCGCTTCGGCAAAAGCCTCACGCTGAACGTACTGCAACACTACTACGATGTGCGTACCCGCGATAAGTTCGACGACTTATTCGGCGACCTCTACATCGGGAAGCATCCCACAGCAAACCGCAACAGCTACCTGGTGCTTTACCTCAACTTTTCAGGCATCACCAGCGAACTGAACGATTATCGAAAAGGACTGGATGCACATTGCCAAATCCGCTTCGACTTCTTCTGTGAAGTCTATTCCGACCTCCTGCCACAAGGTATCAGAGAACGATTGGACGAAAAGGACGGGGCTGTCAACCAACTGGACTATTTGGTTTCGGAGTGCGAACGTGCCGGACAGAAAATGTATCTCTTCATCGACGAATACGACCACTTCACCAACGCCATCCTTTCCGATGCGGAAAGCTTGCACCGCTACACTGATGAAACGCATGGCGAAGGTTATCTGCGTGCTTTCTTCAATAAGGTGAAGGCAGGAACTTATTCCAGCATAGAGCGTTGTTTCATCACCGGCGTAAGCCCCGTAACGATGGATGACCTGACGAGTGGCTTCAACATCGGCACGAACTACTCACTTACCCCCCAATTTAACCAAATGATGGGGTTCACCGAAGAAGAAGTGCGCGAAATGCTGACTTATTATTCAACAAACAGCCCTTTCCGCCATACTGTTGACGAACTGATGGAAATAATGAAACCGTGGTACGACAATTATTGCTTCGCGCAGGATTGTTACGGTGAAACTACCATATACAACTCCAACATGGTGCTCTACTTCGTGAAGAATTACATAGATAACGGCAAAGCACCACAAGAAATGATAGAAGATAATATACGTATCGACTATGAAAAGCTGCGTATGCTCATTCGAAAGGATAAGGAGTTTGCACACGATGCTTCCGTCATTCAGACTTTAGTGAGTCAAGGCTATATCACCGGTGAACTGAAGAAAGGTTTCCCTGCCGTCAACATCACCAATCCGGACAATTTTATAAGCCTGCTCTACTATTTCGGAATGTTGACCATTAGCGGAATATATAAAGGAAAGACCAAACTGACCATTCCGAACCTGGTGGTTCAAGAGCAGCTCTACACTTATTTGCTGAATACCTACAACGACGCAGACTTGAATTTCAGCAGCTACGAAAAGAGCGAACTTTCAAGTCAGCTTGCCTATGATGGCAATTGGCAAGCCTATTTCGGCTACATTGCCGACTGCCTGAAACGTTATGCATCCCAGCGTGACAAGCAAAAGGGCGAATTCTTCGTTCACGGCTTCACCTTGGCCATGACCGCGCAAAACCGCTTCTACCGTCCTATCTCCGAGCAAGATACACAAGCGGGTTACGTCGATATTTTCCTTTGTCCCATGTTGGACATATATTCTGACATGAAGCACAGCTACATCGTTGAGTTGAAATACGCCAAATATCGCGATTCTGAAAACCGTGTGGAGGAATTGCGTCAGGAAGCCATCGCCCAAGCCAACCGCTATGCCGATACGGACACAGTGAAACAAGCTATTGGCTCCACGCAACTACACAAGATTGTAGTGGTATATAAAGGTATGGAAATGCGGGTATGCGAAGAGTTATAA
- a CDS encoding DUF456 domain-containing protein, with amino-acid sequence MLDIILIVISALCMIAGLAGCILPFLPGPPIAYVGLVILHFTDKVQYSTTQLIVWLLIVAVLQVLDYFTPMLGSKYSGGSKWGNWGCIVGTLVGLLFLPWGIILGPFLGAVIGELLGNKEFSQALKSGVGSLLGFIFGTLLKFVVCGYFCYQFIIGLIR; translated from the coding sequence ATGTTGGACATTATTTTGATCGTAATTAGTGCCCTTTGTATGATAGCCGGGTTAGCAGGTTGTATTCTGCCGTTTCTTCCCGGTCCGCCTATTGCTTATGTGGGGTTGGTCATTCTGCACTTCACGGATAAGGTACAATATTCTACGACACAATTAATCGTATGGCTATTGATTGTTGCTGTTTTGCAGGTATTGGATTATTTCACTCCGATGCTGGGAAGTAAATATAGTGGCGGTAGTAAATGGGGGAATTGGGGATGTATTGTAGGAACTCTTGTCGGTCTTCTTTTCTTGCCTTGGGGTATTATTCTTGGTCCGTTTCTAGGGGCGGTGATTGGTGAACTATTAGGAAATAAAGAGTTCTCGCAGGCACTCAAATCAGGTGTGGGCTCTTTACTCGGATTTATATTCGGAACTTTACTGAAGTTCGTTGTCTGCGGTTATTTTTGCTATCAATTTATCATAGGTCTTATTCGGTAA
- a CDS encoding right-handed parallel beta-helix repeat-containing protein, giving the protein MKKTFTYLSFIIFLGWFPLLFAGEIYVSLQGNDKNPGTKEAPFNTLNRAIKQAREWRRLNRPEVAGGIYIRLEEGVYAQRNSLFLRPEDSGTPDSPTVICAVDGAHPVISGGVAVTGWKRGCNHPAIPEKLRQKIWSAEAPLIGNRRVETRQMWVNGHKVQRAAQFPDGGWERMIDFNPEEQTITIPVSQSVNPKRLQSAGQLEMIVHQRWAIAILRVKSIDAKDGQAVVRFHEPESHLEFAHPWPQPVIGGEKGNSSFCLTNALELLDQPGEWFQEYPSGTIYYYPQADENMETAEVIIPALETLVTIDGTLSRPVEHIQFDGITFEHTSWMRPSYQGHVTLQGGFPLLDAYKLQEPGLPEKAELENQAWITRPETAIRVRGAEHIDFKHCTFRHLSSTGLDYEWAVTASSVEDCQFTDIGGTALLVGAFPDGGFETHIPFIPADVRELCSHITIRNNFISNVTNEDWGCVGIGAGYVRNMDISYNEVCHLNYSGICVGWGWTSLESGMCNNRIEANYVHHFARRLYDAGGLYTLSNQPGSVMRNNRIEHLIEAPYATNDRAFYIYLDEATDGYTMENNWCPSERFDSNRPGKKNVWKNNGPQVADSIKYKAGRIKQD; this is encoded by the coding sequence ATGAAAAAGACTTTTACTTATCTTTCTTTTATCATCTTCTTGGGGTGGTTTCCCTTGCTTTTTGCGGGAGAAATTTATGTATCCCTGCAGGGGAATGATAAGAATCCCGGGACAAAGGAAGCCCCGTTTAATACATTAAACCGGGCAATCAAACAGGCTCGTGAATGGCGTAGACTGAATCGGCCGGAAGTAGCCGGAGGAATTTATATTCGTTTGGAAGAGGGTGTTTATGCCCAGCGTAATTCTCTGTTTCTTCGTCCGGAAGATAGTGGAACGCCCGATTCTCCAACGGTGATTTGTGCAGTAGATGGTGCTCATCCTGTGATTAGTGGTGGAGTTGCTGTTACGGGATGGAAGCGTGGATGTAATCATCCGGCAATTCCTGAAAAGCTAAGGCAGAAGATATGGTCGGCAGAGGCTCCCCTAATAGGAAATAGAAGAGTCGAAACCCGACAAATGTGGGTGAATGGTCATAAAGTTCAAAGAGCTGCTCAATTTCCTGACGGAGGATGGGAACGAATGATTGACTTCAATCCGGAAGAGCAAACAATTACAATTCCCGTTTCTCAAAGTGTAAATCCGAAAAGACTTCAAAGTGCCGGTCAACTAGAAATGATTGTTCATCAACGTTGGGCGATTGCTATTTTGCGTGTGAAAAGTATAGACGCGAAAGATGGACAAGCTGTAGTTCGCTTCCATGAACCCGAAAGTCACCTGGAGTTTGCGCATCCCTGGCCGCAACCCGTCATCGGAGGAGAGAAAGGCAATTCTTCCTTCTGCCTGACCAATGCACTGGAATTGCTGGACCAACCCGGTGAATGGTTTCAGGAATATCCTTCCGGCACGATTTACTACTATCCGCAGGCAGACGAAAATATGGAAACAGCTGAAGTGATTATCCCTGCCTTGGAAACTTTAGTGACCATAGACGGTACATTGTCCCGTCCGGTAGAGCATATACAATTTGACGGAATTACTTTTGAGCATACCTCCTGGATGCGTCCTTCTTATCAGGGACACGTCACCTTGCAAGGGGGATTTCCTTTATTGGATGCCTATAAACTACAAGAACCGGGGCTTCCGGAAAAAGCGGAACTGGAGAATCAAGCCTGGATCACCCGTCCCGAAACGGCGATACGTGTAAGAGGTGCCGAACATATTGATTTCAAACATTGCACGTTCCGTCATTTATCGTCCACCGGACTGGATTATGAATGGGCCGTTACTGCATCGAGCGTCGAAGATTGTCAATTTACGGATATTGGAGGAACGGCTTTACTGGTCGGCGCATTTCCGGACGGAGGATTTGAGACGCATATTCCTTTTATTCCTGCTGACGTACGGGAATTATGTTCTCATATTACTATCAGAAACAATTTCATAAGTAATGTGACTAACGAAGACTGGGGATGTGTAGGTATCGGCGCCGGATATGTCAGAAACATGGATATTTCTTATAATGAAGTTTGCCATCTGAACTATTCAGGGATTTGTGTAGGCTGGGGATGGACATCGCTGGAGAGCGGAATGTGCAACAACCGGATAGAAGCAAACTATGTACATCACTTTGCCCGTCGGCTATACGATGCAGGCGGTCTGTATACTCTTTCCAACCAACCGGGTTCCGTCATGCGAAATAACCGGATCGAACATTTAATCGAAGCCCCCTACGCTACGAATGACCGGGCTTTTTATATCTATCTGGATGAAGCTACGGACGGATATACAATGGAGAACAACTGGTGTCCCTCTGAACGTTTTGATTCGAACCGCCCCGGGAAAAAGAACGTGTGGAAGAATAACGGGCCTCAAGTGGCGGACAGTATTAAGTACAAAGCCGGAAGAATAAAGCAAGATTGA